The nucleotide window ACCACGGCGAGCCGGTCACCGACGTTTTCGGCCTCGAGCAGGATGCCGGCGAGCTTCTTTCCCGAAGCCAGCACGTCGTTCGGCCATTTCAGCCGGAAACCGAAATCCGTCCCCGATCGTGCCCGGGCTTCGAGACTGACCTGTTGCAGCGCAGCTTCGAGCGCGAGACCCGCGGCGAAACCGAGCGTCGCAGCCGTGCCGGGCGGCACCCGCATCACTTCGAGGACGCTGCTGGCGAGATTACCGCGCGGCGCCACCCAGGCGCGCTGGCGGCGACCACGCCCGGCGGTCTGCTCGGTGGTGACGAACCAGGCGGGTCCCGCCTCCCCGGCCCGCGCCCGGGCCAGCGCTTCGGCGTTGGTCGAGCCTACTGAATCGAAAGCGGCGAGCCGATAGCCCGCCGCCGTCGCCTTGGATCCAAGCTGCATCGCCGTCATTCAGAACAGCGACTTGGCGGCTGCCGTCGCCGCGTTCACAAGCGGCGCCGGATAAATGAAGAACAGCATGTTGAACAGGCCTGCGACCATCAGCACGCTGCGCAGCTCCGGCCGAACCGGATCGATGCCGGGCGCAGGCTCGTCGAAATACATCGTCTTGATGATCGCCAGATAATAGTAGGCGCCCACCACGCTGCAGACCACGCCGATCACCGCCAGCACGAACAGCCCGGCCTTGATCGCCGCCATGAACACGTAGAACTTGGCGAAGAAGCCGGCCAGCGGCGGAATGCCGGCGAGCGAGAACAGCAGCATCGCAAAGAAGAACGCCAGCGGCGGATTGGTGCGCGACAGGCCGGCAAAATCGGCGATAGTCTCGACGTGCATGCCGTTGCGACGCATCGCCAGGATCACCGCGAAGGCGCCGAGCGTCATCGCGACATAGATCGAGATGTAAACGATCACGCCCTGCGCGCCTTCGACGGTGCCTGCCGACAGGCCGACCAGCGCGAAGCCGATATGGCCGATCGCCGAATAGGCCATCAGGCGCTTGATGTTCTTCTGCCCGATCGCGGCGAAGGAGCCGAGCGCCATCGAGGCGATCGCCACGAAGATCACGATCTGCTGCCACTGCGGCACGATGCCGGGGAACGCGGTCAACGTGACGCGGGTGAAGATCGCCAAACCCGCCACCTTCGGCGCCGAGGCGAAGAATGCGGTGACCGGAGTGGGCGCGCCTTCATAGACGTCCGGCGTCCACATGTGGAACGGCACCGCCGACACCTTGAAGCACAGGCCGGCGAGCAGGAAAACGAGGCCGAACACCAGACCGATGTTGCCGTCCTTGGCCGCCGCGGCGATGCCGGCGAACTCGACCGTGCCGGTGAAACCGTAGATCAGCGAAGCACCGTACAGCAGCATGCCGGACGACAGCGCGCCGAGCACGAAATACTTCATGCCGGCTTCGTTCGACTTGGCGTCCTTCCGGTTGCTGGCTGCCACGACGTAGAGCGCGAGACTCATCAGCTCGAGGCCGAGATACAGCATGATCAGGTCGCCGGC belongs to Rhodopseudomonas palustris and includes:
- the nuoN gene encoding NADH-quinone oxidoreductase subunit NuoN, yielding MNFETAGYPLLPILPELVLVVGAMLLLMLGAFRGPKSTGTITVLAILLLLATGALELFALPPGRLVTFGGSFIVDDFARFLKVLALIGSAVTLILSLEVLTDPSRRMFEYAILVLLSSAGMLLLISAGDLIMLYLGLELMSLALYVVAASNRKDAKSNEAGMKYFVLGALSSGMLLYGASLIYGFTGTVEFAGIAAAAKDGNIGLVFGLVFLLAGLCFKVSAVPFHMWTPDVYEGAPTPVTAFFASAPKVAGLAIFTRVTLTAFPGIVPQWQQIVIFVAIASMALGSFAAIGQKNIKRLMAYSAIGHIGFALVGLSAGTVEGAQGVIVYISIYVAMTLGAFAVILAMRRNGMHVETIADFAGLSRTNPPLAFFFAMLLFSLAGIPPLAGFFAKFYVFMAAIKAGLFVLAVIGVVCSVVGAYYYLAIIKTMYFDEPAPGIDPVRPELRSVLMVAGLFNMLFFIYPAPLVNAATAAAKSLF
- a CDS encoding biotin--[acetyl-CoA-carboxylase] ligase translates to MTAMQLGSKATAAGYRLAAFDSVGSTNAEALARARAGEAGPAWFVTTEQTAGRGRRQRAWVAPRGNLASSVLEVMRVPPGTAATLGFAAGLALEAALQQVSLEARARSGTDFGFRLKWPNDVLASGKKLAGILLEAENVGDRLAVVVGIGTNVVAAPTDTPYPAVSLHDLGIAVSAEDLFAALSDAWTELRGIWDGGRGFAEIRRRWLERAAGLGEPVSITSGDSVLEGVFDSIDDTGCLIVRTTDGRRVPVSAGDVYFRSVASKGAA